One Candidatus Thermodiscus eudorianus DNA segment encodes these proteins:
- a CDS encoding ABC transporter permease: protein MEPIYAVLSRSLAISGAATLLASAWSIPLAYYLSRSPRVNPLVYAMEALIGVPTVLVGLLLYLLLSREGPLGFLNLLYTPQAITVGEALLITPLVTALTYRSLKQVGAPLRELALTLGASEARATLLVLRESAPSIVSSIVMGFSRAIGELGVALVVGGNIMGYTRTLTTSIALATSMGEYELALELGAILTLLTIGVSLVLRLVNRGWRLE from the coding sequence GTGGAGCCCATCTACGCGGTCCTGTCGAGGTCCCTCGCGATATCCGGGGCGGCGACACTACTGGCCTCGGCCTGGAGCATTCCACTAGCCTACTACCTCTCACGAAGCCCCCGGGTGAACCCCCTGGTCTATGCTATGGAGGCCTTGATAGGGGTTCCAACAGTACTCGTAGGGCTCCTATTGTACCTATTGCTGAGCAGGGAGGGACCCCTAGGCTTCCTCAACCTGCTATACACGCCCCAGGCCATCACGGTTGGAGAGGCCCTGCTCATAACCCCCCTAGTCACAGCCCTCACCTACAGGTCCCTCAAGCAGGTCGGAGCACCCCTCAGGGAGCTGGCGTTGACCCTAGGGGCCAGTGAGGCCAGGGCGACGCTCCTAGTCCTCCGGGAGTCGGCGCCCTCCATAGTCTCCTCGATAGTGATGGGGTTCTCCCGGGCCATCGGCGAGCTGGGCGTCGCGCTCGTGGTTGGAGGGAACATAATGGGTTACACCAGGACGCTCACCACTTCGATAGCCCTCGCGACATCCATGGGGGAGTACGAGCTGGCCCTAGAGCTCGGGGCTATACTGACACTGCTAACCATCGGTGTGTCACTGGTGCTACGCTTGGTGAACAGG
- a CDS encoding extracellular solute-binding protein has protein sequence MDSKAKLAVALIVALLALALALQATHGETVRVRATTTTSLYATGLLEHLAREFQSTHKDVTIQYIPVGSGEALKRAERGDACLVLVHAPSLEKHYIDEGVIGYHRIFAYNYFVIVGPESDPAGVKGSKSIVEAMHRIYSAGEAGRIVFVSRGDHSGTNVRELQLWREAGLDPTGKPWYIETGQGMGETLVIAGNKEAYTLSDIGTYLKFKAEGRIPGLEILYSGDPSLINIYSAYLATGCSGRERDAAKAFIDFLASSQGQKLIASYGVEEYGQPLFHPVAGRLSQVEAVWKSMAEGG, from the coding sequence TTGGACTCTAAGGCTAAGCTAGCCGTAGCCCTAATAGTAGCGCTCCTCGCCCTAGCCCTAGCACTACAGGCAACCCACGGCGAGACGGTGAGGGTGAGGGCCACGACAACCACGAGCCTATACGCCACAGGCCTCCTAGAACACCTGGCGAGAGAGTTTCAATCCACCCACAAGGACGTCACGATACAGTACATCCCCGTGGGTAGCGGGGAGGCGCTCAAGAGGGCTGAGAGGGGGGATGCATGCCTGGTACTAGTCCACGCTCCAAGCCTTGAGAAACACTACATCGACGAGGGAGTCATAGGCTACCATAGGATCTTCGCCTACAACTACTTCGTGATAGTAGGGCCCGAGAGCGATCCAGCGGGGGTGAAGGGCTCCAAGAGCATAGTCGAGGCGATGCATAGGATATACAGTGCCGGCGAGGCCGGGCGCATAGTCTTCGTGAGCCGGGGAGACCACTCGGGGACAAACGTCAGAGAACTCCAGCTCTGGAGAGAGGCGGGCCTAGATCCAACCGGGAAGCCATGGTATATCGAGACGGGGCAGGGCATGGGCGAGACCCTAGTCATAGCGGGCAACAAGGAGGCCTACACCCTGAGCGATATAGGGACCTACCTGAAGTTCAAGGCGGAGGGCAGGATACCGGGGCTGGAGATACTCTACAGCGGCGATCCAAGCCTGATCAACATATACAGCGCATACCTCGCGACAGGATGCAGTGGTAGGGAGCGGGACGCGGCCAAGGCCTTCATAGACTTCCTAGCAAGCAGCCAGGGGCAGAAGCTCATAGCATCCTACGGCGTGGAGGAGTATGGGCAACCCCTATTCCACCCCGTGGCAGGCCGCCTGAGCCAGGTAGAGGCGGTGTGGAAGAGTATGGCTGAGGGGGGCTAG
- a CDS encoding LysR family transcriptional regulator, with product MHGCPDIPVDWGKLRAEQRLVVYYGEEELLDEATATLLYYVGELGSLLKASRKAGIPYSRAWERIARIERVLGARLLARRRGGSRGGGAELTSEGERLLEYYESMYRRIHGRPFTPASASRVYTGQEVVVSGSHDFIVSRAIGSLRESGHGIELHWTGSTHGLAALVLGEADVVGIHLLDPQTRTYNTHVYERLGLSGGAVLLRGYDRAQGFITRKPMGFEEVMEGLTSGRLVLANRQPGSGTRLLLDSVLGEWASQRGVPLGELRARIRGYGSSYTTHLEVAEAVARGDADVGVGLLYAARVYGLEFVLLAWERYDFLVGRGFHESERGEEFLRGFFEAVVSVGEGIEGYRIPPGIGGVLRA from the coding sequence ATGCATGGGTGCCCGGATATACCTGTTGACTGGGGCAAGCTGAGGGCCGAGCAGAGGCTAGTAGTGTATTATGGAGAGGAGGAGCTGTTAGACGAGGCCACGGCGACGCTACTATACTATGTCGGGGAGCTGGGGTCCCTCCTGAAGGCTTCGAGGAAGGCCGGGATCCCCTACTCCAGGGCCTGGGAGAGGATAGCGAGGATAGAACGCGTACTAGGAGCCAGGCTACTGGCGAGGAGGCGCGGAGGATCCAGGGGCGGGGGAGCAGAGCTGACCTCCGAGGGGGAGAGGCTCCTAGAGTACTATGAATCCATGTATAGGAGGATCCATGGAAGGCCCTTCACCCCGGCATCAGCCAGCCGCGTCTACACGGGGCAAGAGGTCGTAGTCTCGGGGAGCCACGACTTCATCGTGTCCAGGGCTATCGGCTCGCTTAGGGAGTCCGGCCATGGGATCGAGCTCCACTGGACCGGGTCAACCCATGGACTGGCCGCGCTAGTCCTGGGAGAGGCTGACGTCGTGGGGATACACCTGCTCGACCCCCAGACGAGGACCTACAACACCCACGTCTATGAGAGGCTTGGGCTCTCGGGGGGAGCCGTGCTCCTGAGGGGCTATGACAGGGCTCAGGGGTTCATAACCCGTAAGCCCATGGGGTTTGAGGAGGTCATGGAGGGCCTCACCTCTGGGAGGCTCGTCCTGGCCAATAGGCAGCCGGGCTCCGGTACCAGGCTCCTCCTAGACTCTGTGCTGGGGGAGTGGGCTTCCCAGAGGGGCGTGCCGCTGGGGGAGTTGAGGGCGAGGATACGGGGTTATGGTTCCAGTTATACTACCCACCTGGAGGTCGCCGAGGCCGTGGCACGTGGAGACGCCGATGTGGGTGTCGGCCTCTTGTACGCCGCTCGGGTCTATGGGTTGGAGTTTGTATTGTTGGCGTGGGAGAGGTATGATTTCCTCGTTGGGAGGGGGTTCCACGAGTCGGAGCGGGGTGAGGAGTTCCTCCGAGGGTTCTTCGAGGCTGTCGTCTCCGTTGGGGAGGGTATTGAGGGCTATAGGATTCCCCCGGGGATCGGGGGTGTGCTACGGGCTTAG
- a CDS encoding ABC transporter ATP-binding protein/permease, which yields MTAGGDKPSSTRLLRRFLGETLKYKRLIAVVTASIIGASIAGLASPYLLGIAIDRYIIPGRYSELPFIAALYLLALLAQWLFSTMRTWYVQVFGQKILYDLRNKAMERLLRARISEYGGRRTGDLVSRVINDTSVVNEVFISGILGSLGALVSLVGIVVAMLFLNVRLTLVALATVPLMVVAAKYFGGKMRSAYRETREKIARVSSIVEESISGIETIKSMGREEAVGREFKEASRETVKAYLRVAVYMGLFWPLMNLATILSVVVVLVYGTYLALAGATTIGVVAAFVQYVQRFRGPINNVVSLYDSLQSALASLERIYEVIDGVEAEEDEGLEIERIKGLIEFDGVWFEYQPGRPVLRGVTFKVDPGETVAIVGRTGAGKTTLINLLLRFYDPSKGRILVDGIDTRLVKRSSLRSRMAYVPQETYLFPGTILDNIRIVKPDATREEVERVCRELGIHEFITRLPEGYDTDAGEAGKRLSTGEKQLIAIARAMLRDPDVVILDEALSSVDPATEEVVRRAIGRLMEGRTGILVAHRLTMALDADKVIVLDDGAIVEAGRPEELLGKRGHFYRLYTAQLREAEARIAPKTSP from the coding sequence CCGCTACATAATACCGGGCAGGTACAGCGAGCTGCCCTTCATAGCGGCCCTCTACCTCCTAGCACTGCTCGCCCAGTGGCTCTTCTCGACCATGAGGACCTGGTATGTGCAGGTCTTCGGCCAGAAGATCCTCTATGACCTGAGGAATAAGGCCATGGAGAGACTGCTGAGGGCCAGGATAAGCGAGTATGGTGGTAGGAGGACTGGGGATCTGGTGTCGAGGGTCATAAACGATACCAGTGTTGTGAACGAGGTTTTCATATCCGGGATACTGGGTAGCCTGGGCGCACTCGTATCGCTGGTTGGCATAGTGGTGGCCATGCTATTCCTCAACGTCAGGCTCACCCTCGTGGCCCTCGCCACGGTACCCCTAATGGTCGTGGCGGCGAAGTACTTCGGGGGGAAGATGAGGAGTGCCTACCGCGAGACCAGGGAGAAGATAGCCCGGGTCTCAAGCATAGTGGAGGAGAGCATCTCCGGGATAGAGACTATCAAGTCGATGGGGAGGGAGGAGGCCGTCGGGCGGGAGTTCAAAGAGGCCAGCAGGGAGACGGTCAAGGCTTACCTGAGGGTCGCGGTCTACATGGGCCTCTTCTGGCCCCTCATGAACCTGGCTACCATCCTCTCGGTCGTGGTAGTCCTAGTCTACGGCACCTACCTGGCCCTGGCCGGAGCCACTACCATAGGAGTGGTCGCGGCCTTCGTCCAGTACGTGCAGAGGTTTAGGGGGCCCATCAACAACGTCGTCAGCCTATACGACTCCCTCCAGTCGGCCCTCGCATCGCTGGAGAGAATATACGAGGTCATAGACGGGGTCGAGGCCGAGGAGGATGAGGGCCTGGAGATCGAGAGGATCAAGGGCTTGATAGAGTTCGACGGCGTATGGTTCGAGTACCAGCCTGGGAGGCCGGTGCTGAGGGGGGTCACATTCAAGGTGGATCCGGGCGAGACCGTCGCCATAGTTGGCCGCACGGGCGCCGGGAAGACGACTCTCATAAACCTGCTCCTCCGCTTCTACGATCCCTCCAAGGGCAGGATACTGGTGGATGGAATTGATACGAGGCTCGTGAAGAGGAGTAGTCTAAGGAGTAGGATGGCGTACGTCCCCCAGGAGACCTACCTGTTCCCAGGGACGATACTGGACAACATAAGGATTGTGAAGCCCGACGCCACCAGGGAGGAGGTCGAGAGGGTGTGCAGGGAGCTGGGCATACACGAGTTCATAACCAGGCTACCAGAGGGATACGACACTGATGCGGGGGAGGCGGGCAAGAGGCTCTCCACCGGGGAGAAGCAGTTGATCGCCATAGCGAGGGCAATGCTGAGGGACCCGGACGTGGTCATACTAGACGAGGCCCTCTCCAGCGTAGACCCGGCCACCGAGGAAGTCGTTAGGAGGGCGATCGGGAGGCTCATGGAGGGGAGGACCGGGATACTAGTGGCCCATAGGCTGACCATGGCCCTCGACGCCGACAAAGTCATAGTACTAGACGACGGCGCCATCGTCGAGGCAGGGAGGCCCGAGGAGCTACTCGGTAAGAGGGGGCACTTCTACAGGCTCTACACTGCCCAGCTGCGGGAGGCCGAGGCGAGGATCGCCCCCAAGACCTCTCCATAA